A single genomic interval of Nycticebus coucang isolate mNycCou1 chromosome 21, mNycCou1.pri, whole genome shotgun sequence harbors:
- the KCNK15 gene encoding potassium channel subfamily K member 15: MRKQSARTAALILCILSYLLVGAAVFDALESEAERGHQRLLAQKRGEFRRKYGFSAEDYRELERLARQAEPHRAGRQWKFAGSFYFAITVITTIGYGHAAPGTDSGKVFCMFYALLGIPLTLVTFQSLGERLNVLVWRLLLAAKRCLGLRRPRVSTQNMVVAGLLACVATLALGAAAFAHFEGWTFFHAYYYCFITLTTIGFGDFVALQSDEALQRKPPYVAFSFLYILLGLTVIGAFLNLVVLRFLAASADPPQRAAGRASLRRLGAPGSSGLARPRSPPHPRGSALVSHRVHQLEACARDNLGFSPPSSPEAGRRGGETDPPRARRRSI; this comes from the exons ATGAGGAAGCAGAGCGCGCGCACGGCCGCGCTCATCCTCTGCATCCTGTCCTACCTGCTGGTGGGCGCCGCCGTCTTCGACGCGCTCGAGTCCGAGGCGGAGAGAGGCCACCAGCGGCTGCTGGCCCAGAAGCGCGGCGAGTTCCGGAGGAAGTACGGCTTCTCGGCCGAGGATTACCGCGAGCTGGAGCGCCTGGCGCGGCAGGCCGAGCCGCACCGCGCCGGCCGCCAGTGGAAGTTCGCCGGCTCCTTCTACTTCGCCATCACCGTCATCACCACCATCG GGTACGGCCACGCCGCGCCGGGCACCGACTCGGGCAAGGTCTTCTGCATGTTCTATGCGCTGCTGGGCATCCCCCTGACGCTGGTCACCTTCCAGAGCCTGGGCGAGCGGCTGAACGTGCTGGTGTGGCGCCTCCTGCTGGCGGCCAAGCGCTGCCTGGGCCTGCGGCGCCCGCGCGTGTCCACCCAGAACATGGTGGTGGCCGGGCTGCTGGCGTGCGTCGCCACCCTGGCACTCGGGGCCGCCGCTTTCGCGCACTTCGAGGGCTGGACCTTCTTCCACGCCTACTATTACTGCTTCATCACCCTCACCACCATCGGCTTCGGTGACTTTGTGGCGCTGCAGAGTGACGAGGCGCTGCAGAGGAAGCCGCCGTACGTGGCCTTCAGCTTTCTCTACATCCTCTTGGGACTCACGGTTATAGGCGCCTTCCTCAACCTGGTGGTACTGCGCTTCCTCGCAGCCAGCGCCGACCCGCCCCAGCGCGCTGCCGGCCGCGCCAGCTTGCGCCGCCTGGGGGCGCCTGGGAGCAGCGGCCTCGCACGGCCCCGCAGCCCGCCACACCCCAGGGGCTCCGCCTTGGTCTCCCACCGTGTGCATCAGCTGGAGGCGTGCGCCCGCGACAATCTGGGCTTCTCGCCCCCCTCGAGCCCTGAGGCCGGGCGCAGGGGCGGCGAGACAGACCCGCCCCGAGCCCGGCGGAGGTCCATCTGA
- the CCN5 gene encoding CCN family member 5, translating into MRGTPQTHLLAFSLICLLSKVCAQPCPPLCACPWPPPRCPLGVPLVLDGCGCCRVCARRLGEPCDHLNVCDPTQGLVCQVGAGPGSQGARCLLGEDDGSCEVNGRLYQDGETFQPNCRIRCRCTDGGFTCVPLCSEDVRLPSWDCPHPQRVEVPGKCCPEWVCDQRAGPGVQPLPSQGSQFSGHVAPPRPGIPCPEWSTAWSPCSTTCGLGVATRVSNQNRFCRLETQRRLCLPRPCPPARGRSPQSSAF; encoded by the exons ATGAGAGGCACACCACAGACCCACCTCCTGGCCTTCTCTCTCATCTGCCTCCTCTCAAAG GTGTGTGCCCAGCCATGCCCGCCACTGTGTGCCTGCCCCTGGCCACCACCCCGATGCCCACTGGGGGTGCCCTTGGTGCTGGATGGCTGTGGCTGCTGCCGGGTGTGTGCACGGCGGCTGGGGGAGCCCTGCGATCACCTGAACGTCTGTGACCCCACCCAGGGCCTGGTCTGCCAAGTCGGGGCAGGCCCCGGCAGCCAGGGAGCCCGTTGCCTCT TGGGAGAGGATGACGGGAGCTGCGAGGTGAACGGCCGCCTGTACCAGGACGGGGAGACCTTCCAGCCCAACTGCAGGATCCGCTGCCGCTGCACGGATGGTGGCTTCACCTGTGTGCCACTGTGCAGTGAGGACGTGCGCCTGCCTAGCTGGGACTGCCCTCACCCCCAGAGGGTTGAGGTCCCGGGCAAGTGCTGCCCCGAGTGGGTGTGTGACCAGCGAGCTGGGCCAGGGGTCCAGCCCCTTCCATCCCAAG GATCCCAGTTTTCTGGCCATGTGGCTCCACCACGCCCTGGCATCCCCTGCCCAGAATGGAGCACAGCCTGGAGCCCTTGTTCCACCACCTGTGGGCTGGGTGTGGCCACCCGGGTGTCCAACCAGAACCGCTTCTGTCGTCTGGAGACCCAGCGCCGCCTGTGCCTGCCCAGGCCCTGCCCACCTGCCAGGGGCCGCAGCCCACAGAGCAGTGCCTTCTAG